In Roseibium algicola, the DNA window TCATGCGTAGTGGTATTCTTGCAATCGTCCTGCTGATCGCAGCGGTCGTCGCCTATCTCTCGGTCTTCATCGTCAATCCGACCCAGCAGGCGCTTGTCCTGCAGTTCGGTAAGATCGTCGAACAGCCGAAGAAGGAACCGGGTCTCTACTTCAAGATCCCGTTCGTTCAGAACGTCGTCTACTTCGACAAGCGCATCCTGAACCTGAACATGCCGCCGCTTGAGCCGATCACCTCGGACAAGAAGCGTCTGATCGTGGATGCCTTCGCGCGGTACCAGATCTCCAATCCGGTGTTGTTCTATCAGCGTGTCCAGAACATCCAGACCGCCAACCGGCGTCTGTCGACGTTCCTGCAGTCCTCGCTTCGTTCGGAAGTCGGCCGCACCAGCTTCGTGGCACTTGTTCGCGACGACCGTACCGGCGTGATGGAAAACATTCGCCGCGATATCGATGCCAATGCCGAACAGCTCGGCATCGAGGTGATCGACGTGAAGATCCGCCGTGCGGATCTGCCGGACGCCAACTCGCAGGCAATCTACGCCCGTATGCAGACCGAGCGTCAGCAGGAGGCCACGGAAATCCGTGCACAGGGTGAAGAAGCTGCCCGCAGGATCCGGTCCCGTGCGGATCGCGACGCGACCGTTCTTGTTGCTGAAGCACGCCGTGACTCGGAAATCATGCGTGGTACCGGTGACGCTGAAAGAAACAGGATCTTTGCCGAGGCATTCGGTGCCGATCCGGAGTTCTTCGCCTTCTACCGGTCCATGCAGGCCTATGAGGCAGGATTGCGGTCCGGCGATACCAGCCTGGTGCTGTCGCCTGATTCAAGCTTCTTCCGCTTCTTCAAGGACCCGACCGGTATCTTGCCGGCTCCGGGTGCCGATGGAAACGGTAGCCAGGGCGTATCCGACCGGAATCCGTCGCTCGCTGCACAATGAGCGAACTGGTAACGGCGCTCGGCCTGGTCCTGGTGCTTGAAGGTGTTCTCTACGCGCTTGTGCCCGGTGGCATGAAGTCCATCATGCGCAGCGCGCTGGAGACACCGGACCAGACCTTGCGGGCAACTGGCCTGATCGTGGCGGTTATCGGCGTATTTCTTGTGTGGATCATTCGCGGATAACGAAAAGTTTTCGGGCGGGAGGCGCAAAATCTTCCCGCCCGTTCTATATTCTGAACCAAGGACCGGAACAAACCCATCGACTGTCAGCATTCTGACTGCAGTCCAACCGGCTGGGATGAGGAGAAAGCCCTATGGCTCCACTAAGTATTCGCCGTCGGATGACCAGGATCGCCGCAGTCGCGGCGGGCATCGTAATCGGTGGAATGGCAGCTTTTCAGCCTATCCAGGCAGCATACGCACAAGGACCTGTGTCCGTCGCGGATCTGGCGGAAGGCCTCGCGGATGCAGTGGTGAATATTTCCACCGCTCAAACCGTGCAGGGCCGCCGTTCGGTGCCGATGCCGCAGGTTCCGGAAGGTTCGCCCTTCCAGGAGTTTTTTGAAGAATTCTTCAACCGGCAGAACCGGGACGACGACCAGCCGCGGCGGGTTCAGTCGCTGGGTTCGGGCTTCGTCATTGACGGGGAAGCCGGCATCATTATCACCAACAATCACGTTATCGAAGGCGCGGACGAAATCACCGCCAACTTCAACGACGGCACCAAGCTGAAGGCGACGCTCCTCGGCACCGACGAGAAAACCGACCTCGCAGTGCTGCAGGTGGAGCCGACCACGCCGCTGAAGGCCGTCAGTTTCGGCGATAGCGACGCCATTCGCGTCGGCGACTGGGTGATGGCGATCGGCAACCCGTTTGGTCTGGGCGGCACCGTGACCGTCGGTATCGTGTCCGCACGAAACCGCGACATCAACTCCGGTCCGTACGACAACTTCATCCAGACGGATGCCTCCATCAACCGGGGTAACTCGGGCGGACCGCTGTTCGACATGGAAGGCAACGTGATCGGCATCAACACGGCCATCATCTCGCCGTCCGGCGGCTCCATCGGCATCGGCTTTGCGATCCCGGCCAACACCGCCATGAACGTGATCGATCAGCTGCGCAAGTTCGGCGAAACCCGCCGCGGCTGGCTGGGTGTTCGCATTCAGGAAGTCACGGACGAGATTGCCGACAGCCTGGCAATGGACAAGGCCATGGGCGCGCTGGTTGCCGGTGTGACCGACGATGGTCCGGCGGCCAAGGCGAAAATCGAACCGGGTGACGTGATCATCAAGTTCGACGGCAAGGATGTCGACACGATGCGCGAACTTCCGCGCATGGTGGCGGAAACTGAAATCGGCAAGGAAGTCGAAGTCACGGTTCTGCGCAAGGGCGAGGAAGTCGCCATCAGTGTGATCCTCGAGCAGCTTGTTGAAACCGAGGTGACCGAAGCCAGCGCAACCGAGGAAGAAGAGCCTGCGGAAAAGCCGGTCGAAAAGAGCGAAGTGCTCGGCATGTCGCTTGCCGTTCTGGACGACGCCTTGCGCAAGCAGTTTTCCATCGATGAAGACGTCAGCGGTGTTGTGGTCACGGAAGTGAAGCCAGGCACCTCTGCGGAGGAAAAGCGCGTGATGGCTGGCGATGTCATCAAGGAAGTCGCTCAGGAAACGGTCGAGACGCCGGAAGACGTCATGGCCGAGATCGACAAGCTGAAAAAGGACAACCGCCGCTCGGCCCTGCTTCTGCTGGCCAATCCGACGGGTGATGTCCGCTTCGTTCCGGTGCGGATCGAAGACGAGTAATCCTTCCGGACTTCGGAAGCTGAATGCAGAAGGGCGCCGTGAGGCGCCCTTTTTTCTGCTTTCAATCTCCTGCACGCTCTTACTGAAGATGGCTGAAGGTCTGTCTGGAACGGGAAGGGTGGATGCTTTGGAGCAAGGGGCCCATCCTTCGAGACAGGCCCCCACGCTTCCTCAGGATGAGGTTGGTAGTGGGGCGGAGTTGGGGGCTTGGAGGATGTTGATGGCCTTGGCGAGTTGGATGTGCCGTGGGGCGAATTGACGGTTTGTGGCCTAACCACTTCGAAGAGTTTTGTGTTCGACATCCCCACACACTCTCCCTCATCCTGAGGAAGGCCGGAGGCCTGTCTCGAAGGATGGGCTGCATACTCCGTCGAAAGGTTCATTCCTTGAAAGACAAGAAGGACCGCCCGCGCGAGGCGAGGCTTCGAAACCGCTCAAATCAGGATTGCCGCAGGCCCGCGCCTTAACTCAGAACGAAATCGCTTTCCGCGTAGCCTTGCAGGTAGAGCAGGGCTGTGAGGTCGCCGTGGTCGATGCGGAAGTCGGCGGCGGCGGCGACTGCCGGTTTGGCCCTGTAAGCGACACCGGCTCCTGCGCGTTCGATCATGGCAAGGTCGTTTGCGCCATCTCCGACCGCAAGCGTATCTGCGAAATCAAGGCCGTGCTCCGCGACGAGATATTCCAGGCGGGTGCGCTTGGCTTCGCGTCCGAGAATCGGTTCTCCGACCTTGCCTGACAGTTTTCCGTCCACTTCCAGCAGCGTGTTGGCCTGGTTCTCGTCAAAACCGATCAGCGTCGCGACAGCAGATGTGAAATGGGTGAAGCCACCGGAAACAAGGGCGCAGTAAGCGCCGTTTGCCTTCATCGTCTGTACCAGCGTACGGCCGCCCGGCATCAGCTGGATCCGCTTGCTGAGCACCGTTTCAATGGCAGACACCGGCAATCCGGCGAGAAGGCCAACACGTTCGCGCAGGGCCGGTTCAAAATCGATCTCGCCGCGCATCGCCCGCTCGGTAATTTCCGATATGCGATCCTTGAGGCCAAGTTCAGCCGCCAGTTCGTCGATGCATTCCTGGCGGATCATGGTGGAATCCATGTCGGCGATCAGCAGGTGCTTGCGGCGGCCGGTTTCCTTCTGCACAAAGACGTCGACGGGGGCACGACCAATCACTTCGCGCAAGATACCGTCCGCGGCACTTGCATCCAGACCCTCAAAGCGGATATCCGCTGCGACACCTGCAGAAAGACGTGTCGAGGTTCCGGTAACGCCGAGTGCGTCGGATGCCTGCCGAACCAGATCCTCGTCGACTGCCGGCGCAGCAGGAGTGGACACCAAAGTGGCAACAAAAGACATGGACGGTTCCCTGGACGACGATGACGGCACGCCCGCAACTGCCAGGCGCGCCATTCTGATAGCCGGGCCGACAGCCAGCGGCAAGTCCGCTTTGGCGTTGACGCTGGCCAAAAGGCTGAATGGTGTCATCGTGAATGCAGATTCCATGCAGCTTTACGAAGACTTGCAACTGGTGAGCGCACGCCCCAGCTCGGCAGAGGAAGCTGAAGCACCTCACAGGCTATACGGCGTGTTGCCTGCATCGACTGCCTTTTCGACCGGCGACTGGCTACGCCTGGCGGAACGGGAACTGCAAGATGCCTGGGGAAACGGCCAGATGCCTATCCTCGTCGGTGGCACCGGCCTCTACTTCAAGGGGTTGACGGAAGGCTTTGCGGAAATGCCTGGCATTCCGGAAGAGATCCGTGCCAGGGCGAGATCCATTGCCGACACGCAAGGTGTGGAAGGTTT includes these proteins:
- the hflC gene encoding protease modulator HflC yields the protein MRSGILAIVLLIAAVVAYLSVFIVNPTQQALVLQFGKIVEQPKKEPGLYFKIPFVQNVVYFDKRILNLNMPPLEPITSDKKRLIVDAFARYQISNPVLFYQRVQNIQTANRRLSTFLQSSLRSEVGRTSFVALVRDDRTGVMENIRRDIDANAEQLGIEVIDVKIRRADLPDANSQAIYARMQTERQQEATEIRAQGEEAARRIRSRADRDATVLVAEARRDSEIMRGTGDAERNRIFAEAFGADPEFFAFYRSMQAYEAGLRSGDTSLVLSPDSSFFRFFKDPTGILPAPGADGNGSQGVSDRNPSLAAQ
- a CDS encoding DUF2065 domain-containing protein, with the translated sequence MSELVTALGLVLVLEGVLYALVPGGMKSIMRSALETPDQTLRATGLIVAVIGVFLVWIIRG
- a CDS encoding DegQ family serine endoprotease: MAPLSIRRRMTRIAAVAAGIVIGGMAAFQPIQAAYAQGPVSVADLAEGLADAVVNISTAQTVQGRRSVPMPQVPEGSPFQEFFEEFFNRQNRDDDQPRRVQSLGSGFVIDGEAGIIITNNHVIEGADEITANFNDGTKLKATLLGTDEKTDLAVLQVEPTTPLKAVSFGDSDAIRVGDWVMAIGNPFGLGGTVTVGIVSARNRDINSGPYDNFIQTDASINRGNSGGPLFDMEGNVIGINTAIISPSGGSIGIGFAIPANTAMNVIDQLRKFGETRRGWLGVRIQEVTDEIADSLAMDKAMGALVAGVTDDGPAAKAKIEPGDVIIKFDGKDVDTMRELPRMVAETEIGKEVEVTVLRKGEEVAISVILEQLVETEVTEASATEEEEPAEKPVEKSEVLGMSLAVLDDALRKQFSIDEDVSGVVVTEVKPGTSAEEKRVMAGDVIKEVAQETVETPEDVMAEIDKLKKDNRRSALLLLANPTGDVRFVPVRIEDE
- the serB gene encoding phosphoserine phosphatase SerB, with amino-acid sequence MSFVATLVSTPAAPAVDEDLVRQASDALGVTGTSTRLSAGVAADIRFEGLDASAADGILREVIGRAPVDVFVQKETGRRKHLLIADMDSTMIRQECIDELAAELGLKDRISEITERAMRGEIDFEPALRERVGLLAGLPVSAIETVLSKRIQLMPGGRTLVQTMKANGAYCALVSGGFTHFTSAVATLIGFDENQANTLLEVDGKLSGKVGEPILGREAKRTRLEYLVAEHGLDFADTLAVGDGANDLAMIERAGAGVAYRAKPAVAAAADFRIDHGDLTALLYLQGYAESDFVLS